Within Pantanalinema sp., the genomic segment AATACGACTTCCCCCGACATGAAAACGCCCGCCCGCCCGCAACTGTACTGGTCGAAATGTCCCGAAACTGCTCCTGTTGGCGGATCCGCCCGGGTGATAGCGTGGAGGCATCGGGTGAGGGGGCGTTTCCTCACCGCGCCGAAGGGAAGGGGGGCACATGGGATTCGGAAAGTTCCTGCTGAGGTATTTCGAGATCATGGCACGCGGCGGCGGCATGGTGCCCTTGCTCGGCCAGGCGTTCGAGACGGGGGCACAAGACGCGGCGGACTGAGCCCGCCGTTCAGGAGCCAGGGATGAAGCCGGTTCAAGACCAGCAGAACCTCTACCGGTCCATCGCCGATGACGTCGCACGGCTCATCGGAAACGGGACCCTGCGCCCAGGCGACAGGGTCCCGTCCATTCGCGCGCTCAGCCGCCAGCAGCGCGTGAGCCCCTCGACCATCAACCAGGCCTATCTGCTGCTGGAGCGCAAGGGCCTCATCGAGGCGCGCGAGCGCTCGGGCTTCTACGTCAGCGCGAAAGGCCACGCCGAGGCCAAGCCGTTCAGCGTCCTGAGCCAGACCTACGCGGGCCCCGTCACGGTGCGCGACCTGATCACCCAGGTGCTGGTGGTCTCGCGCGACCCCGGGCTGCTGCCGCTCGGCGCGGGCACCCCCAGCCTCGACCTGCTCCCCCTCGACCGAATGGCCCGCATCACCGCAAGGGTCTGCCAGGATCGACCCGAGCTGGTGCTGGCGTACGACTTCGCCCCGGGCTCGCTGGAGCTGAGGCGGCAGATCGCGCGCTACTCGGCCGAGTTCGGCTGCAGCGTCTCGCCCGATGACCTCGTCATCACGAGCGGCGGGATCGAGGCGCTCAACCTCTGCCTGCGGGCGGTGGCCCGGCCGGGAGATGCGATCGCCATCGAGTCCCCCACCTATTTCGGCGTCCTGGAGGCCATCGAGAGCCTGGGCATGCACGCCGTCGAGATCCCGACGCACCCCGAGACGGGGATCAGCCTGGAGGCCCTCGCGCAGGCCCTGGACGAGCACAAGGTCAAGGCCTGCCTCGTGATGCCCACCTTCAACAACCCGCTCGGCAGCGTGATGAGCGACCAGAAGAAGCGCGAGCTGGTGGAGCTATTGGGCGAGCGTGGCGTGCCGCTGATCGAGGACGACATCTACGGGGACCTGTCCTTCGACGGCACGCGGCCCAAGCCCTGCAAGGCCTATGACACCCGGGGCCTGGTGCTGTTGTGCAGCTCCTTCTCGAAGACCATCGGGCCGGGGCTGAGGA encodes:
- a CDS encoding PLP-dependent aminotransferase family protein — protein: MKPVQDQQNLYRSIADDVARLIGNGTLRPGDRVPSIRALSRQQRVSPSTINQAYLLLERKGLIEARERSGFYVSAKGHAEAKPFSVLSQTYAGPVTVRDLITQVLVVSRDPGLLPLGAGTPSLDLLPLDRMARITARVCQDRPELVLAYDFAPGSLELRRQIARYSAEFGCSVSPDDLVITSGGIEALNLCLRAVARPGDAIAIESPTYFGVLEAIESLGMHAVEIPTHPETGISLEALAQALDEHKVKACLVMPTFNNPLGSVMSDQKKRELVELLGERGVPLIEDDIYGDLSFDGTRPKPCKAYDTRGLVLLCSSFSKTIGPGLRIGWCTPGRFLQEVVLLKGVTTLATPGLQQVALARFLEQGGYQRHLKGLRGTFQANMARTHRVIAEAFPEGTKVTHPGGGFLLWVELPEGVDAVALHQEALAGGISITPGPIFSASGNFQNCIRISCANSWSKRIEDGIMRLGAIARRLETSA